In Pararge aegeria chromosome 5, ilParAegt1.1, whole genome shotgun sequence, one DNA window encodes the following:
- the LOC120624046 gene encoding uncharacterized protein LOC120624046 isoform X2, producing the protein MPASSFNLYHMHDAKINFEAMRPAPVCTDTKMVMGHCQKIHISTNCYYGYHDAKGSERVHEDADCEMVELSHAVDTKATQSPLSNQKKRSADHGTYPQTKRLRKEGMVPTPQNYNPCLLRPTHNNPDLSRCLMVHMI; encoded by the exons ATGCCTGCCAGCAGCTTTAACCTGTATCATATGCACGATGCCAAAATTAATTTCGAAGCTATGCGTCCAGCTCCCGTTTGCACAGATACCAAGATGGTGATGGGGCACTGCCAGAAAATACACATATCAACTAATTGTTACTACGGTTATCATGATGCCAAGGGCTCGGAAAGAGTTCATGAAGACGCGGATTGTGAAATGGTAGAGTTGTCACATGCAGTGGACACTAAAGCAACGCAGTCGCCGCTAAGCAATCAAAAGAAAAGAAGTGCAGATCATGGCACATATCCACAAACAAAACGCTTACGTAAAG AGGGTATGGTGCCAACGCCTCAAAACTACAACCCATGCTTACTGCGCCCAACTCACAACAATCCAGATCTGTCTCGTTGTCTCATGGTCCATATGATATAG
- the LOC120624046 gene encoding uncharacterized protein LOC120624046 isoform X1 — MPASSFNLYHMHDAKINFEAMRPAPVCTDTKMVMGHCQKIHISTNCYYGYHDAKGSERVHEDADCEMVELSHAVDTKATQSPLSNQKKRSADHGTYPQTKRLRKEVQIKKRLEPETIDKKKLETSSEDLLEALYWNLHGGNFFHLL, encoded by the exons ATGCCTGCCAGCAGCTTTAACCTGTATCATATGCACGATGCCAAAATTAATTTCGAAGCTATGCGTCCAGCTCCCGTTTGCACAGATACCAAGATGGTGATGGGGCACTGCCAGAAAATACACATATCAACTAATTGTTACTACGGTTATCATGATGCCAAGGGCTCGGAAAGAGTTCATGAAGACGCGGATTGTGAAATGGTAGAGTTGTCACATGCAGTGGACACTAAAGCAACGCAGTCGCCGCTAAGCAATCAAAAGAAAAGAAGTGCAGATCATGGCACATATCCACAAACAAAACGCTTACGTAAAG aagtacaaataaagaaaagattAGAACCTGAGACAATAGACAAAAAGAAACTGGAAACAAGTTCTGAGGATTTGCTGGAGGCTCTTTATTGGAATTTGCATGGCGGGAACTTTTTTCACCTGTTATAG